GCCCCCGATCCGAGCGCGCTGCCCGCGTTGAAGCCGAACCAGCCGAACCAGAGCAGCGCGGTGCCGAGCACGGTCATCGTGGCGTTGTGCGGTGCCATCGACTCCTGGCCGTAGCCGATGCGCTTGCCCAGCACCAGCGCGCAGACCAGCGCCGACACGCCCGACGTAATATGCACCACCGTGCCGCCCGCGAAGTCGAGCGCGCCCAGGCTGCGCAGCCAGCCGCCATCGGCCCAGACCCAGTGCGCGACCGGATCGTAGACCAGCGTGGCCCAGAGCAGCGAAAAGATCGCGAATGATTTGAAGCGCTTGCGCTCGGCGAACGCGCCTGAGATCAGCGCGGGCGTGATCACCGCGAACATCATCTGGTAGATCATGAACGCCTGATGCGGGATTGTCCCGGCGTACGTTTCATTCGGCTCCGCGCCGACGCCTGCTAATCCCACCCACTCCAGCCCGCCGATCAGGCCGCCCTTGTCGGGGCCGAACGCCAGGCTATAGCCCCACAGCACCCACTGCACGCTGATCAGCGCCAGCATAAAAAAGCTGTGCATGATCGTCGAGAGCACGTTTTTCTGTCGCACCAGGCCGCCGTAGAAGAGGCCAAGCCCCGGCGTCATCAGCATCACCAGCGCGGCTGAGATCAGCACCCAGGCGGTATCCGCCCCGTTGATCGACTCCATCCCGTACTCCTTGTCATACAAGAACGCAGCCTCCACGAGTAATCTCGTGAAGGCTGCACTGCCTATCTGCGATTGATCGCCGATGTGTTGATGACGGTTAGCGCGATGTGTTGGACGCACTATAAGCAAAAGCGCGACACAGCGCTACGGTCAGGTTGACCAAATTTAGGGTATGCAGAGTTGTGCAGATCGTACAAGAGGAAGGAGACGATCGACCCTCTGGCAGCGGATTGCGATATGCCCGGCGTGGATGGACGATGTCTGCGAAATGATTGCGGATAGCCGATTGTGTCGATCGTACTACTCTGGCGGCTGCAACCGGGCCTGCAAGCTGCGATTCTTCTCGCGTGAGGCGCTCGCCAGCTCGTGCTTGTAGGCGATCATCCGCTGCATCAGCGCGGGATCGGCGGTGGCGAGGATCTGCACGGCCAGCAAGCCAGCGTTTCGCGCCTGCCCGATCGCGACGGTGGCGACGGGCACGCCCGCTGGCATTTGCACGATCGACAGGAGCGCGTCCACGCCCTGCAAGCCGCCGA
The sequence above is drawn from the Herpetosiphonaceae bacterium genome and encodes:
- a CDS encoding ammonium transporter, giving the protein MESINGADTAWVLISAALVMLMTPGLGLFYGGLVRQKNVLSTIMHSFFMLALISVQWVLWGYSLAFGPDKGGLIGGLEWVGLAGVGAEPNETYAGTIPHQAFMIYQMMFAVITPALISGAFAERKRFKSFAIFSLLWATLVYDPVAHWVWADGGWLRSLGALDFAGGTVVHITSGVSALVCALVLGKRIGYGQESMAPHNATMTVLGTALLWFGWFGFNAGSALGSGALAVNAFVTTNSAAAMAALTWMTASWIRHERPSVLGSTAGAVAGLVGITPAAGFVTPIAALLIGFASGLLCFVVVEFIVRNRIDDALDVFGVHGIGGIVGALLTGVFATTAVNEAGTNGLLFGNPYQLVIQTIAVVVVAAYAAAVTWGLLKLIDTLFGLRVSADEEQRGLDTTQHGEPAYQGI